The following are encoded together in the Vibrio splendidus genome:
- a CDS encoding PilZ domain-containing protein gives MQQSEILSVAERLIPAYHAEDFDFLLSQMTEGESPSLKLLVKMELNRIMAPCTKSIDLRGRIDTECRQFTLDGRKHWLDDIALNAYQRGTKKFKGYTEGAWELVMTPRTQPLRNIVKTSSQHNQDLTNANSPYEAEAINLGYDLKRQENRLKISSQVEITTSKGQSLHGVTVDISPSGAKFKVPSAFKYNLGEIISVKFTELIEKSQENDVYQAVEFRVLGIDESYENNAVKFLRTIKVSNNNIVARLLDESLNSSSKKTSHENQDRIIRTRTRGIEHTYLKHTCNLPLFFSGSELKLALLTDNNHPLWQYWHDERNQQALGTLFNEQRMNLLAKPGVKGTSNVIYSFTHEHQDKTLFYSMMLPEASREQRQLFWHIGGKRKSWKAFKFSVFELSDTERQALAKHSDTLAQSSAQLTHCGILQEIGDHESAADYLLSEKPRIPSSELNRFRHPRSVVGNIQSIYFDSQTRRKEPRYQFKSPLQLTSQDGAAANGHTLDISKRGLSIALEHPMVLKINDPVLVNFNELQLYDKNLPLSTVPYHVIRVSPNGRNVQLVIAENTKTMRTIAFLNGLIDQNQSKLIKKKEILPTHSLLESLHNILLSKMVSNPIFIDKPGSTLRCKIIGVNFPLNKHLALLAKLGHNQKFSLEPIFKGHSNSLLAEPLKRIEGAEPKHHDVYIAAVKFGDKIQSVHTKLVKDFASAKERILFIKKAQHLGDVYVLRVTTAPIFNPLTSLFQSDLEELSRISMHQAKKLENEVTAFIGYGEIEDITDEVLIRLELTR, from the coding sequence ATGCAGCAATCTGAAATTCTATCTGTAGCAGAGCGACTCATCCCAGCCTACCACGCTGAGGATTTCGACTTCCTTCTTTCTCAAATGACAGAAGGTGAATCCCCGTCTCTGAAATTGCTCGTTAAAATGGAACTGAATCGTATCATGGCTCCGTGCACAAAGAGCATTGATTTACGCGGACGTATTGACACTGAATGTCGTCAATTTACGTTAGATGGTCGTAAACACTGGCTTGATGATATTGCTTTGAACGCGTATCAACGTGGTACTAAAAAGTTTAAAGGCTATACAGAGGGCGCGTGGGAGTTAGTGATGACTCCGCGAACTCAGCCACTTCGTAATATCGTTAAAACCTCGTCTCAACATAATCAAGATCTCACTAACGCTAATAGCCCGTATGAAGCGGAAGCCATTAACCTCGGTTACGACTTAAAGCGTCAAGAAAACAGACTCAAGATTAGCTCACAGGTTGAGATCACCACATCTAAAGGCCAAAGCCTACATGGTGTGACGGTTGATATTTCCCCGTCAGGTGCAAAATTCAAGGTACCGAGCGCCTTTAAGTACAACCTCGGTGAGATCATCAGCGTTAAGTTCACAGAGCTTATCGAAAAGTCGCAAGAAAACGATGTTTACCAAGCGGTCGAATTCCGCGTTCTGGGCATTGATGAGTCTTACGAGAATAACGCCGTCAAATTTTTAAGAACCATCAAGGTAAGCAATAACAATATTGTAGCCCGCTTGCTTGATGAGTCTTTGAATAGCTCAAGCAAGAAAACCAGCCATGAGAATCAAGATAGAATCATTCGAACTCGTACTAGAGGTATCGAACACACCTATCTTAAGCACACCTGTAATCTTCCTCTTTTCTTTAGCGGCAGTGAACTAAAGCTTGCTCTACTAACGGATAATAACCATCCGCTGTGGCAATACTGGCACGATGAGCGAAACCAACAAGCACTGGGTACCCTGTTCAACGAACAACGAATGAACTTGCTGGCTAAACCTGGCGTAAAGGGAACCAGTAACGTTATTTACTCGTTTACTCATGAGCATCAAGACAAGACCTTGTTCTACTCAATGATGCTTCCTGAAGCCTCTCGTGAGCAAAGACAGTTGTTCTGGCACATCGGTGGTAAACGTAAAAGCTGGAAGGCGTTCAAGTTCTCGGTGTTCGAACTTTCAGACACCGAGCGACAAGCCTTAGCCAAGCACTCGGATACGTTAGCTCAAAGCTCAGCACAACTGACGCATTGTGGAATCTTGCAAGAGATTGGCGATCACGAAAGTGCGGCTGACTATCTATTGAGTGAAAAACCACGCATTCCAAGCAGTGAACTGAACCGCTTCCGTCATCCGCGATCTGTAGTGGGGAATATTCAAAGTATCTACTTCGACTCTCAAACTCGTCGCAAAGAACCGAGGTATCAATTTAAGTCACCGTTACAGCTCACCTCACAAGATGGCGCCGCGGCTAACGGACATACCTTAGATATCTCAAAACGTGGACTCAGCATTGCTCTTGAGCATCCGATGGTACTCAAGATTAATGACCCGGTATTAGTAAACTTCAATGAACTGCAGCTCTACGACAAAAACCTGCCATTAAGCACCGTGCCTTACCATGTAATTCGAGTCAGCCCGAATGGTCGCAACGTGCAGTTGGTTATCGCCGAGAACACGAAGACAATGCGTACTATCGCCTTTCTCAATGGGCTTATCGATCAAAACCAAAGCAAGTTGATTAAGAAGAAAGAGATACTTCCAACACACTCTCTGCTCGAGTCTCTACACAACATTTTGCTGAGCAAGATGGTCAGCAACCCAATATTCATTGATAAACCGGGCTCAACACTGCGTTGTAAGATCATTGGCGTAAACTTCCCGCTGAATAAACACTTAGCACTGCTCGCTAAACTTGGCCACAACCAAAAGTTCTCTCTCGAACCAATTTTCAAAGGGCACTCTAACTCGCTGTTGGCTGAACCACTGAAAAGAATTGAAGGTGCTGAACCTAAACACCATGATGTCTATATTGCTGCGGTTAAGTTTGGCGACAAGATCCAATCCGTACATACGAAGTTGGTCAAAGACTTCGCCTCGGCAAAGGAACGCATCTTATTCATCAAGAAAGCTCAACATTTAGGTGACGTGTATGTACTACGAGTCACTACTGCACCTATTTTTAATCCGCTAACGAGTTTATTCCAGTCTGATTTAGAAGAGCTCTCACGCATCAGCATGCACCAAGCTAAGAAGCTAGAGAATGAGGTCACTGCTTTTATTGGTTATGGTGAGATAGAAGATATTACCGATGAAGTGTTGATTCGATTGGAGCTGACACGCTAG
- the serB gene encoding phosphoserine phosphatase: protein MDAQKYLPIKRHTTLLTRLPETRFASQLAKAKANWIVFGEYLSPQSFDDIDFFTGTYNTILDTWKVGHYEVALMSGNLTPAHEEILQALKLDYACLSEVPDLSKPGLIVMDMDSTAIQIECIDEIAKLAGVGELVSEITERAMQGELDFEQSLRQRVGALKGADESILEQVRQSLPFMPDLVELVNTLNKLGWKTAIASGGFTYFSDYLKDTLDLDHAQSNTLEIINGKLTGEVLGDVVSAQTKADILVELAEEYELELHNTVAVGDGANDLVMMGSAGLGIAFHAKPKVEQQAQTAVRYAGLGGVLCILSGVLAKQQKISWQAKP, encoded by the coding sequence ATGGACGCTCAGAAATATCTGCCGATAAAAAGGCATACAACATTATTAACTCGACTCCCCGAGACTCGTTTCGCTTCTCAACTCGCTAAAGCCAAAGCCAACTGGATTGTATTCGGTGAGTATCTATCACCACAATCATTCGATGACATCGATTTTTTCACAGGCACTTACAACACCATTCTTGATACGTGGAAGGTAGGGCATTATGAAGTGGCTTTGATGTCAGGCAACCTAACACCAGCACACGAAGAAATCCTACAGGCCTTAAAGCTTGATTATGCTTGCCTTAGCGAGGTCCCAGACCTATCTAAGCCAGGTTTGATTGTAATGGATATGGATTCCACAGCGATTCAAATTGAATGTATCGATGAGATTGCAAAGCTAGCTGGAGTAGGGGAGTTAGTCTCTGAAATCACAGAGCGAGCAATGCAAGGTGAGCTCGACTTTGAACAGAGCCTACGTCAACGAGTAGGCGCACTGAAAGGTGCGGATGAATCTATTTTGGAGCAAGTGCGTCAATCATTGCCATTCATGCCAGACTTGGTTGAGCTAGTGAATACTCTGAATAAGCTTGGTTGGAAGACGGCAATTGCTTCAGGTGGCTTTACTTACTTCTCAGACTATCTGAAAGATACGCTTGATCTTGACCACGCTCAGTCAAACACGCTTGAAATCATTAATGGTAAATTGACGGGTGAAGTCTTAGGCGATGTTGTTTCGGCGCAGACTAAAGCGGATATCTTGGTAGAGTTGGCTGAAGAGTACGAATTGGAACTGCATAACACTGTTGCCGTTGGTGATGGTGCTAATGACTTGGTTATGATGGGTTCTGCAGGTTTAGGCATCGCCTTCCATGCGAAACCAAAAGTAGAGCAACAAGCTCAAACCGCTGTACGTTATGCCGGTTTAGGCGGGGTACTTTGCATCTTGTCGGGTGTGTTAGCTAAGCAGCAAAAAATCAGCTGGCAAGCGAAGCCTTAG
- a CDS encoding YtjB family periplasmic protein: protein MNESLFSIRNALRMLALILLATMFVVTIKNTVVISKGNEKIQAKQLETLTKLLISQASLSASKAITQQDQERLLDLTNQLSQDRLVFDTTIYDAEGIRLASSEKALSVREVLGLDTPLSTASIGRQQLVEPIYSPEKAIIGFIRVTFETGKMTAISDHHYRKSDRYMIGMVLMGFVSGVLFVMLIRRRKTKSGENLLLKNANS from the coding sequence ATGAATGAATCATTGTTCTCAATACGTAACGCTTTACGAATGCTAGCCCTCATTTTGCTGGCTACTATGTTCGTTGTAACGATTAAAAATACAGTCGTGATCAGTAAAGGTAACGAGAAGATCCAAGCAAAGCAGCTAGAAACGCTGACTAAGTTGCTTATCTCTCAGGCATCACTTTCTGCCAGTAAAGCGATCACACAACAAGACCAAGAGCGACTGCTTGATCTCACCAATCAGCTGTCTCAGGATCGCTTGGTATTCGATACCACGATATACGATGCAGAGGGGATTCGACTGGCTTCGAGTGAAAAAGCACTCTCAGTACGCGAAGTTCTAGGATTAGATACGCCACTTTCAACAGCAAGTATCGGCAGACAGCAATTAGTTGAACCTATCTACTCTCCAGAGAAAGCGATCATTGGATTCATTCGTGTGACCTTTGAAACGGGTAAGATGACGGCGATTTCTGATCACCATTATCGTAAAAGTGATCGCTACATGATCGGCATGGTGTTGATGGGGTTTGTCAGTGGCGTGCTGTTTGTCATGCTCATTCGTAGAAGAAAAACCAAGTCTGGTGAGAACTTGCTGCTTAAGAATGCAAACTCATAA
- the deoD gene encoding purine-nucleoside phosphorylase, translating into MATPHINAEMGDFADVVLMPGDPLRAKYIAETFLEEVVQVCDVRNMFGYTGTYKGRKVSVMGHGMGIPSCSIYATELIKDFGVKKIIRVGSCGAVSEDIKVRDVVIGMGACTDSKVNRIRFKGHDFAAIADYKMVRAAEDAAKARGVDVKVGNLFSAELFYTPDPEMFEVMDKYGIVGVEMEAAGIYGVCAEYGAKALTICTVSDHIKTGEQTTSDERQTTFNDMMVIALDSVLLGDQE; encoded by the coding sequence ATGGCTACTCCACATATTAATGCTGAAATGGGTGATTTCGCTGACGTAGTTCTAATGCCAGGCGATCCGCTACGTGCTAAATACATCGCTGAAACCTTCTTAGAAGAAGTGGTTCAGGTGTGTGATGTTCGTAATATGTTTGGTTACACGGGTACTTACAAAGGTCGTAAGGTTTCGGTTATGGGGCACGGTATGGGCATTCCATCTTGTTCTATTTACGCGACTGAGCTGATCAAAGACTTTGGTGTAAAAAAGATCATTCGTGTCGGCAGTTGTGGTGCAGTGAGTGAAGATATCAAAGTGCGTGATGTGGTGATTGGCATGGGCGCGTGTACTGACTCAAAAGTGAACCGTATTCGCTTTAAAGGTCATGACTTCGCGGCTATTGCGGATTACAAAATGGTGCGTGCGGCAGAAGATGCAGCAAAAGCGCGTGGTGTAGACGTAAAAGTGGGCAACCTGTTCTCAGCGGAGTTGTTCTACACGCCAGATCCAGAGATGTTTGAGGTGATGGATAAGTACGGCATTGTTGGCGTCGAGATGGAAGCTGCAGGTATCTATGGTGTGTGTGCTGAATACGGCGCAAAAGCTCTGACTATTTGTACTGTTTCTGATCACATCAAAACTGGTGAGCAAACCACATCAGATGAGCGTCAAACGACCTTCAACGACATGATGGTTATCGCACTAGACTCTGTGCTTCTTGGTGATCAAGAATAA
- a CDS encoding phosphopentomutase has protein sequence MKRAFILVLDSFGIGETADADTFGDVGSDTMGHIADHCDQGLADNADRKGPLTLPNLSKLGLAMAHKESTGRFAPGMDVDAEIIGAYGHAAELSSGKDTPSGHWEIAGVPVLFDWGYFTDKENSFPKELTDRILERAGLSDFLGNCHSSGTEILDNLGEEHMKTGLPIFYTSADSVFQIACHEETFGLQNLLDLCQIAREELADYNIGRVIARPFIGAGKGQFERTGNRRDLSVEPPAATVLQKLVDEKGGNVHSIGKISDIYAGCGITQKTKATGIPALFEATKEAITEAGDNTIVFTNFVDFDSAYGHRRDVAGYAAALEYFDGRIHEIIDMMKEDDVLILTADHGCDPTWPGSDHTREHIPVIVYGNKVPAGSLGRRDTFADIGQSLASYFGTSPMGYGTSFL, from the coding sequence ATGAAAAGAGCATTTATTTTAGTTTTAGATTCATTCGGTATCGGTGAAACAGCGGATGCTGACACATTCGGCGATGTAGGTTCGGATACAATGGGTCACATTGCTGACCATTGTGATCAAGGCCTTGCAGACAACGCGGATCGTAAAGGTCCACTAACGCTGCCAAACCTGTCTAAGCTAGGTTTAGCGATGGCTCACAAAGAGTCGACAGGTCGTTTTGCTCCTGGTATGGACGTAGACGCTGAGATCATTGGCGCTTACGGTCATGCTGCTGAGCTGTCTTCTGGTAAAGACACGCCATCAGGTCACTGGGAAATCGCAGGTGTGCCGGTATTGTTTGACTGGGGCTACTTCACTGACAAAGAGAACAGCTTTCCAAAAGAACTGACTGACCGCATCCTTGAGCGTGCTGGTCTGTCTGACTTCTTAGGTAACTGCCACTCATCGGGTACAGAAATCCTAGATAACCTAGGTGAAGAACACATGAAGACTGGCCTGCCAATCTTCTACACTTCTGCAGACTCTGTTTTCCAGATCGCATGTCATGAAGAGACATTCGGCCTACAAAACCTATTAGATCTTTGTCAGATTGCTCGTGAAGAGCTAGCTGACTACAACATTGGTCGTGTTATCGCTCGTCCGTTTATTGGCGCAGGTAAAGGTCAATTCGAACGTACTGGTAACCGTCGTGACCTTTCTGTTGAGCCACCAGCGGCGACGGTGCTTCAGAAACTGGTTGATGAGAAGGGCGGCAACGTTCACTCAATCGGTAAGATCTCTGATATCTACGCAGGTTGTGGTATCACTCAGAAAACCAAAGCAACAGGTATTCCAGCGCTATTTGAAGCAACCAAAGAAGCGATCACTGAAGCTGGCGACAACACCATCGTGTTCACTAACTTCGTTGATTTCGACTCAGCATACGGCCACCGTCGTGATGTTGCAGGTTACGCAGCTGCGCTTGAGTACTTTGATGGCCGCATCCATGAAATCATCGATATGATGAAAGAAGATGACGTGCTTATCCTAACTGCAGACCACGGTTGTGATCCAACATGGCCGGGTTCAGACCATACTCGTGAACATATCCCTGTGATTGTTTACGGTAACAAGGTTCCAGCAGGCTCTCTAGGCCGTCGTGATACCTTCGCTGATATCGGTCAAAGCTTAGCGTCATACTTTGGCACATCGCCAATGGGATACGGTACAAGCTTTCTATAA
- the deoA gene encoding thymidine phosphorylase, whose protein sequence is MYLPQEIIRRKRDNEVLTTEEINFFIQGVAKNTVSEGQIAAFAMAIFFNEMTMPERIALTCAMRDSGMVIDWSHMNFDGPIVDKHSTGGVGDVTSLMLGPMVAACGGFVPMISGRGLGHTGGTLDKLESIPGYNITPTNDVFGAVTKEAGVAIIGQTGDLAPADKRVYATRDITATVDNISLITASILSKKLAAGLDSLVMDVKVGSGAFMPTYEASEELAKSIVAVANGAGTKTTAILTDMNQVLASSAGNAVEVREAVQFLTGEYRNPRLLEITLASCAEMLVLGNLAKDSDEAREKLMAVLDNGKAAECFGKMVAGLGGPVDFVTNYDNYLEKAEIVKPVYALESGVVSAMDTRAIGMAVVGMGGGRRVATDSIDYAVGFDSFIRLGEVASDDKPLAMIHARNEQQWQEAATALQNAITVGGEYTATPDVYRQIRSEDV, encoded by the coding sequence ATGTATCTACCTCAAGAAATTATTCGCAGAAAACGTGATAACGAAGTTCTGACCACAGAAGAAATTAACTTTTTCATCCAAGGTGTCGCTAAAAACACGGTTTCTGAAGGCCAAATTGCCGCATTCGCAATGGCTATCTTTTTTAATGAAATGACGATGCCAGAACGTATCGCACTAACATGTGCAATGCGTGATTCAGGCATGGTGATTGACTGGAGCCACATGAACTTTGATGGCCCAATCGTTGATAAACACTCTACTGGTGGTGTTGGCGACGTAACTTCTTTGATGCTTGGCCCTATGGTGGCAGCATGTGGCGGTTTCGTTCCAATGATCTCTGGTCGTGGTTTAGGCCACACTGGCGGTACGCTAGACAAGCTAGAATCTATCCCTGGTTACAACATTACACCAACCAACGATGTGTTTGGTGCCGTAACCAAAGAAGCTGGCGTGGCGATCATCGGCCAAACGGGCGACCTAGCACCGGCTGACAAGCGTGTTTACGCGACTCGTGATATCACAGCAACAGTAGATAACATCTCGCTAATCACCGCTTCAATCCTATCTAAGAAACTGGCTGCTGGCCTTGATTCTCTAGTGATGGACGTAAAAGTCGGTTCAGGCGCATTCATGCCAACGTATGAAGCCTCTGAAGAACTAGCAAAATCTATCGTTGCAGTAGCAAACGGTGCAGGCACTAAAACAACAGCAATCCTAACGGACATGAACCAAGTTCTGGCTTCTTCAGCGGGTAACGCAGTTGAAGTCCGTGAAGCGGTTCAATTCCTAACTGGTGAATACCGTAACCCACGTTTGTTGGAAATCACGCTAGCATCGTGTGCGGAAATGTTGGTGCTGGGTAACCTAGCAAAAGATTCAGATGAAGCGCGTGAAAAACTGATGGCAGTACTGGATAACGGTAAAGCAGCAGAGTGCTTCGGTAAGATGGTAGCGGGCCTTGGTGGTCCAGTAGATTTCGTAACGAACTACGATAACTACCTAGAAAAAGCAGAAATTGTTAAACCAGTGTACGCACTCGAAAGCGGTGTAGTATCTGCGATGGATACGCGTGCAATTGGTATGGCTGTCGTTGGTATGGGCGGTGGTCGCCGCGTAGCAACAGACAGCATTGATTACGCAGTCGGTTTTGATAGCTTCATTCGCCTTGGCGAAGTAGCAAGCGACGATAAACCATTAGCAATGATTCATGCTCGCAATGAACAACAGTGGCAAGAAGCTGCGACGGCATTACAAAATGCAATCACTGTGGGCGGAGAATATACAGCAACGCCAGATGTTTACCGTCAGATTCGTTCTGAAGACGTGTAA